CCGGATAAACGGGAATGGGCATGGCCGCGAGCTTTTCCGGATCCACCCCCGGAACATCCGGATCCTCGTCCAGCAGCAGAAAGTCCGGGTTGGTCAGGCCCAGCGAGCCGCCGAAACGGGTCACTTTGCCGGAGAACATGGCACGGCGGCCCGGCTGGAGTTCAGCCTTGGCACGGTAGCCGTTGAAGAAACTGACCTTGAGGGTGCCGGGCATGGCTGCACCGGGGAGCCGCGCGGCGCCGGCGCCGGCGTCATCTGAAATCACGACGTCGGTAAGCGAACCGCGGCGGGCACGCATTGGCCGGGTGCTGTTCGACACCACGCGGGCGATCAGCGTGACTTCCTCGTCCAGCGGGACCTCGCTGATGGGCGTCAGTTCGCCGCGGCTCAGGTAGCGGCGCGGGAAATAGTTGAGCAGACCGCCCACGGTGGTGATGCCGAGGTGTTTCTCGATGACAGCCGCGGAGCGCTTCCCGATCCGGCGTTCAAGGCCAAGGTCAAGCTCAGTGCTCATGCCAGTTGGGTTCCCGGTGAATTGGGGTCGCGGGGCAGGGCGAGTTCGCTGACGGTGATGTCGGTGGGCTCCCCGAGGGAACGGATGAGTGCCACTGCCGGTTCCGAGTGGAGAACGTGGACGTGGACACGCCAGCGGTAGCTGCCCCCGGCGTCGGCTGCGCCGCCCAGCTGGCTCATAATCACGGATTCGCCTATTTCGTCCAGCCGCTGCCGCAGGGTGGCGGCGTCCAGCGGCGAAAGGCTGATGGTGCACATGACCTCAACTCCGTCGTCGTCGGGCATGGCGGTGTGGATGTGCGGATCCTGCAGGTCATAGCCGTGAAGGCCGTCCAGAAGCTCGCTTTGCAGTTCCTCGCCCAGGACGGCCGACCGGAGGCAGTCAAGGATCAGCAGCATGCCCACGCCGCCGGCGTCCACCACATGGGCGGCCTGCAGTGCGTCCAGCTGGGCCTCCGTGCGGATGACGGCCGCAAGCGCGCCCTCAACGGCGGCGTCCAGGGCGAGGCCCAGCGCGTGGTTGCTGTCATCACCGTTCTGGCCGGCATCAACGGCGGCAACAGCACGCGATGCCGCCTCCATCACTGAGAGCATGGTTCCGGGAACGGGGTCGCTCAGGGCGGACCAGGCTCGGATCTGCGCACGGTTCAGGGCCGCGGCCAGCAGCGGCGAGCTCAGCCTGGTGTGCCCCGCGAGAGGCTCGGCGGCGGCACAGAGGAAAACGGAGAACAACGTGCCGGAATTGCCGCGGGCCTGCTCCATCGCGGCCTGGCCGGCCTTCGCCAGCACTGCACCGACGTCGTGCTCGGTGGACTCCACGTCGCGCAGGGCAACCACTGCCGAACGGACGGTGAGGTAGAGGTTGGTGCCGGTGTCGCCGTCGGCCACGGGGAAAATGTTGATCGCATTGAGGCGGTCGCTGTGGTTTCCAAGGGCTGTTTCCGCCTTGCCCAACCACCGCTTCATCGCTTGTGCGTTGGCGGCAACCTTAGTCTGCAAAGTGATCCCATCCCACAGTGTCAGCGGGCCGGCCCGCAATCTTGACGCCAGTGCTTTCGTTTACTGCAAGGGCTTCCACTGAGCCTATCCCAGTGAATCCGTGAGGCAGCTGAATGCCTGCGGGGAATGTGGCCAAAAGGCCATGGTCCTCCCCGCCGCCAAGGACCCAGGCCAACGGATCCGCGCCGAGAAGTTCCGACGCCGGAAGCAGCGGTACCGCGAGCCGCTTCAGTTCCTGCCAGTCCAGATTCAGGACAACGCTGCTGGCTGCGGCCAGCCGGGCGCCGTCGCGGACCAGCCCGTCCGAAATATCCATCATGGCTGTTGCTCCGGAGGCCTGTGCCAGCGGGCCGGCGGCAAGGGGCGGCACCGGCCTACACTGGCTGTCCATCAGGGCGCGCTCGGCCGGGGTGAGTGAATCCAGTGCGTTCTCCGACTCCAGGAGCGCCAGCCCGGCAGCGGCACGGCCCACCGTCCCGGCGAGGGCAACGGTGTCCCCCGGCCCGGCCCCGGACCTCAGCACGGCGTGTCCGCCGTTGAGCGTGCCGAGCACAGCAGCGGTGACGGCAAGCTCGCGGCCCCGGCCCAGGTCCCCGCCGGCCACTGAACAGCCAGCTGCCCCCAGCTCCCGGATCCCTGCGGTGAGGCCGTCCGCGAAATCCTCCACCCAGCTGACCGGGGTTTCCGGCGGCATGGTGAGGCTGATCACCAGCGACGTGGCTGTGGCGCCCATGGCGTTGATGTCGCTGAGGTTCTGCGCGGCGGCTTTCCAGCCGACGTCATAGCCGGTGGTGCGGTAGCCGTTGTTCCACTGGAGCCGGAAGTCCTGGTCCTGCACCTGGGTGTCGATGCTGACCACCACCCGGCCGTCCGGCACGGCAACTATGGCAGCGTCGTCCCCGGGCCCGAGCAATGTCCCGGCATTGTGTTGGGCGCCCAGTTCCAGACGCGGAAAGATCCGGGCAAGGAGTCCGGATTCGGAAAGATCGGCAACAGTCAACGGTGTTTCAGGCACGGCACTACGCTACCGCTACGGTCCGACATCGAAAGGCGCGGCGAACCCCGCTGCGCAGGCCATGGCAGACTTGGCAACGTGAACCCACGTGCCAGAAGAACGCTGCCGGCGGCCCGCAATTGGTTCATCGCCGTATTCACAGTAGTCCTCCTATGGTTGATTTTTTCGTTCCAGCTGTTCGTCAATGTGGATCCGCTGTCCTTGCACCGGACTGACGCGGTGATCATGCTGGGGGGTGCAGGTTCGGAACGTCTGCCGGTTGCGCAGGAAGTGCAGCGTGAATTGAACATCCCGGTCCTGGTGCTGTCCCACACGGATACCCCGGGAAACGCGGAGGCGGATACGGTCTGCAGTTCCACAACATTTCCCAACGCATCCCTGATGTGCTTCCGGCCGGATGATTTCGACACGAGAGGTGAAGCGCGGGCCGTCGGCAAACTTGTGGCTGACAACGGCTGGAAGTCCGTCACGGTGGTTACCTCCACTTATCACGTCACCCGGGCGGAGCGCCTGATGGAGCAATGCACGACGGCGGAAGTCCAGATGGTTGCCTCCCACCCGGATCTGGACCCGGGACAGTGGCTGCGGCGTTTTGTGATTGAGACCGGCGGTCTGGTGGACGTTTCATTCCGGCCCGAATGCTGAACTTGCCTTGCGTGATGTAAGAATTAAGGCGGATCCGCACACGCGGCCCCACGGCAAGTGGACATCACTGGGAGGAGCGGAGCCAATGGATGAAGCTGCACCCTCGCCTCCGCTGGTCGCAGCACCCAGGCATCTTCACAAGAGACCGTTCCGGGATGAGATTCCTGACACCCTGTTTGTTTCCGGCGTTCGCCCTGCCATTCCGGCAGCAACGTCCCGTGTGGAACGGGAGCCGCAACCCCAGGCAGCAGTTCGCCCCCACAGTGAACTCGTCAGGCGCAGGAAGAGGGCTGTGGCTCTAGGATTCCTGATCCTGGCGTCGCTCAGCATACCGGCCATGGTGCTGGTCCTGATCTTTGTCAAGTAGTCCGATTTACGATCGCACGATTCCCTGATCAGCCGCGGCGTGACTTAGCATTGTTCGAAACCTTTCACAAACTTCCGGGGGAACACTGTGCCCAGCATCATGCCGATCTTTGGCACGCGTCCGGAGGCCATCAAAATGGCCCCCATTGTCGCCGCCCTTCAGCGGTCCGAACTTTTCGAGTGCGTCGTGACCGTCACAGGCCAGCACCGGGAAATGCTGGACCAGGTGAACGAACTATTCGGTATTGTGCCGGACCATGATCTCAATATCCTGCAACAGCGCCAGTCCCTGTCCGCGATCATGACCCGCACGATCGACGGACTGGACAAACTCTTCTCGGAAAGCAAGCCGGACGCCGTCGTTGTCCAAGGCGACACCACGACGTCCACAGCCGGTGCCATCGCCGCTTTCTACCATGGGATTCCGGTGGTACACGTTGAGGCCGGGCTCCGGAGCGGCAACCTATTCTCCCCGTTCCCAGAAGAGGCCAACCGCAAGATCACCAGCCAGATCGCAAGCCTGCACCTGGCACCGACAAGTACCAGCAAGGCCAACCTCCTCGCCGAAGGCGTCAACGCCGAAGACATCGTCATCACCGGGAACAGCGTCATCGACGCGCTCCTGACCACGGTGGACAAGCAAATCCCGTTCTCAGACCCGCAACTTGAGG
This genomic interval from Micrococcaceae bacterium Sec5.7 contains the following:
- a CDS encoding DAK2 domain-containing protein — translated: MKRWLGKAETALGNHSDRLNAINIFPVADGDTGTNLYLTVRSAVVALRDVESTEHDVGAVLAKAGQAAMEQARGNSGTLFSVFLCAAAEPLAGHTRLSSPLLAAALNRAQIRAWSALSDPVPGTMLSVMEAASRAVAAVDAGQNGDDSNHALGLALDAAVEGALAAVIRTEAQLDALQAAHVVDAGGVGMLLILDCLRSAVLGEELQSELLDGLHGYDLQDPHIHTAMPDDDGVEVMCTISLSPLDAATLRQRLDEIGESVIMSQLGGAADAGGSYRWRVHVHVLHSEPAVALIRSLGEPTDITVSELALPRDPNSPGTQLA
- the thiL gene encoding thiamine-phosphate kinase, whose product is MPETPLTVADLSESGLLARIFPRLELGAQHNAGTLLGPGDDAAIVAVPDGRVVVSIDTQVQDQDFRLQWNNGYRTTGYDVGWKAAAQNLSDINAMGATATSLVISLTMPPETPVSWVEDFADGLTAGIRELGAAGCSVAGGDLGRGRELAVTAAVLGTLNGGHAVLRSGAGPGDTVALAGTVGRAAAGLALLESENALDSLTPAERALMDSQCRPVPPLAAGPLAQASGATAMMDISDGLVRDGARLAAASSVVLNLDWQELKRLAVPLLPASELLGADPLAWVLGGGEDHGLLATFPAGIQLPHGFTGIGSVEALAVNESTGVKIAGRPADTVGWDHFAD
- a CDS encoding YdcF family protein is translated as MNPRARRTLPAARNWFIAVFTVVLLWLIFSFQLFVNVDPLSLHRTDAVIMLGGAGSERLPVAQEVQRELNIPVLVLSHTDTPGNAEADTVCSSTTFPNASLMCFRPDDFDTRGEARAVGKLVADNGWKSVTVVTSTYHVTRAERLMEQCTTAEVQMVASHPDLDPGQWLRRFVIETGGLVDVSFRPEC
- the wecB gene encoding UDP-N-acetylglucosamine 2-epimerase (non-hydrolyzing) — its product is MPSIMPIFGTRPEAIKMAPIVAALQRSELFECVVTVTGQHREMLDQVNELFGIVPDHDLNILQQRQSLSAIMTRTIDGLDKLFSESKPDAVVVQGDTTTSTAGAIAAFYHGIPVVHVEAGLRSGNLFSPFPEEANRKITSQIASLHLAPTSTSKANLLAEGVNAEDIVITGNSVIDALLTTVDKQIPFSDPQLEELAASGRKVLLVTTHRRENQGDAMRGVGRALARIADAEPDLVIVLPAHKNPVVREAVLPALEGKPNVVVTEPLPYGEFTRMLSLAHIVLTDSGGVQEEAPSLGKPVLVMRDNTERPEALHAGTVTLIGTDEERIVKEVDRLLHDQDHFDSMANAVNPYGDGEASARTVAAIAHMLNLGPRLAEFGQ